CCTGTTAACATTAAAGTTAAGCCAGATAAGAGTACAAATGATTGAAAAATATGCTTTCTTTTTTTCATCAAAAATCTCCCCTTTTTCTCAAAAGAACACAAAAGACCATCTCTCAAAAACGTGTACAAACACATTTTGAGTAGATGGCCTTCAGATCCTCTGATCAGCATTTTTTGTTTTTAATTAGCTTAGTACCACATTAAACATATATTTCCTATTAGTCAACAAGGAATTATGAAAAATTTCTGTTTTTTTTTCAGACAATTAACCGATGTGCAGACGGTGAGTAGCAAAAGACAAATTATTTGAATAAAATTATTTGTAAATGATGAGCGTGACATTCAAATGGGAGATAAAATGATACTGCTGAAATAAGTTTAGATTTTTTATAAAACCTAGTTGACTACTAGGTGTAATTTAGTATATATTTGGTAATAAGAAGTATGATTGCTAAATGAGGTACAAGATTACTAGTTTACAATCATCCATAAAAGCTGGCTAGTCAAACTAGAGGCGTTTTAACGAAGGCACAACGCAATTGTTGTGTCTGTTGTTAAAACGCCTTTTGCTATATCTGAAAATGTTTCGAGGGGGATTACATGTTAACGTATGCAACTTGGCAGGAGCCAACGGTTAATTTTGGAGTGGATGAATCCTTTAAAGGTGCACTAGAGGTTTTACAATGGAGCTATGCACAATATGGCGATGATATCGTTTATGCCTGTAGCTTTGGTATAGAGGGAATTGTATTAATCGATCTTATCTCAAAGGTTAAGCCAAACGCTACTATCGTTTTTTTAGACACAGATGTCCATTTTAAAGAAACATATGAAACGATTGAACGCGTAAAGCAAAAATATCCACAGCTCAATATAATCTTGCAGAAACCTAAGCTTACACTTGATGAACAAAAGGCTCAATATGGAGATGAATTATGGAAGTCCAACCCTAATAAGTGCTGCGATATTCGAAAAATTAAGCCATTACATGAGGCATTATTAGGAGCTACAGCTTGGATTTCAGGTTTGCGTAGGGAACAATCCCCGACACGACAGCAGACGAATTTTATCAATCGTGATGATAAATTTAAGTCGATTAAAATTTGTCCGCTCATTCATTGGTCGTGGAAAGATGTATGGCGTTATGTTTCAAAGCATGATTTAACTTACAATCCGTTACACGATCAAGGCTATCCGAGCATTGGCTGTGAACACTGTACACAACCAGCCTTTACAATGGATGACCTACGCGCAGGCAGATGGCAAGGATCTGCTAAAACTGAATGTGGGCTACATGAATAGGGGCGTTTAAATTATGCTGGAATATATTGCAATAGCCATTAGTTTATTTTTTGCAATGAATATTGGTGCAAGTGGAGCAGCCGCTTCAATGGGTGTAGCCTACGGAGCGGGGGCAATTAAAAAAGCTTGGCATGCACTACTAATTTGTGCAGTAGGGGTTTTTGCAGGCGCGATTCTAGGTGGTGGGGAAGTTGTAAAGACAATAAGCTCAGGAATTATGCCACAAGAGTATATTACGGTGAAAATCGTCATGATTATATTAATTTCTGCCACAAGCTCATTGTTTCTTGCCAATCTATTAGGCATTCCATTATCGACAAGTGAAGTAACCGTAGGGGCAGTAGTCGGTGTAGGAATTGCCTATCGCGTGCTATATGTTAAATCATTGCTTGTCATTATGTCCTTTTGGGTAATCGTTCCGCTAATAGCATTTGTCATTGCTCTCGTATTTGGTAAGGTACTAAATAAATTTCAAGGAAAGGGATTATTAGCAAACCATCCGTTGTTAACAGTGCTACTCGTGCTTGCAGGATTTTTTGAAGCCTTCTCAGC
The genomic region above belongs to Lysinibacillus sp. FSL W8-0992 and contains:
- a CDS encoding phosphoadenylyl-sulfate reductase, whose translation is MLTYATWQEPTVNFGVDESFKGALEVLQWSYAQYGDDIVYACSFGIEGIVLIDLISKVKPNATIVFLDTDVHFKETYETIERVKQKYPQLNIILQKPKLTLDEQKAQYGDELWKSNPNKCCDIRKIKPLHEALLGATAWISGLRREQSPTRQQTNFINRDDKFKSIKICPLIHWSWKDVWRYVSKHDLTYNPLHDQGYPSIGCEHCTQPAFTMDDLRAGRWQGSAKTECGLHE
- a CDS encoding anion permease, with amino-acid sequence MEYIAIAISLFFAMNIGASGAAASMGVAYGAGAIKKAWHALLICAVGVFAGAILGGGEVVKTISSGIMPQEYITVKIVMIILISATSSLFLANLLGIPLSTSEVTVGAVVGVGIAYRVLYVKSLLVIMSFWVIVPLIAFVIALVFGKVLNKFQGKGLLANHPLLTVLLVLAGFFEAFSAGMNNVANAVGPLVGAGMITVSNGIWLGGAFVAIGAMLLGKRVLETNGKKIVRFEKAEGILISSTGALLVGISSLFGLPVPLTQVTSSSIIGIGMAKSGKQIFHKHIVKKIMCIWLVSPIFSLAISYSLIQLFMKKDLYAIVIMGSVIIGTLGAISLMRTMREEEQSIYDAGEGI